One stretch of Pseudomonas fluorescens Q2-87 DNA includes these proteins:
- the hpaR gene encoding homoprotocatechuate degradation operon regulator HpaR, with amino-acid sequence MANPRPSLTLTLLQAREAAMAFFRPALNQHDLTEQQWRVIRILHQQGELESHQLAHQTCILKPSMTGVLSRLERDGLVRRQKSSQDQRRVFVGLTERGQRCFVSMSEGMESNYRRIEEQFGEEKMQQLLALLNELKNIKP; translated from the coding sequence ATGGCCAACCCCAGACCTTCCTTGACCTTGACGCTGTTACAAGCCCGCGAAGCGGCCATGGCTTTTTTCCGCCCGGCCCTGAACCAGCATGACCTCACGGAACAGCAATGGCGGGTGATCCGCATCCTACACCAGCAAGGGGAATTGGAAAGCCATCAGCTCGCCCATCAGACCTGCATCCTCAAGCCCAGCATGACCGGCGTGCTCAGTCGCCTGGAGCGCGATGGCCTGGTGCGCCGGCAGAAGTCGAGCCAGGACCAGCGCCGGGTTTTCGTCGGCCTGACCGAGCGCGGCCAGCGATGCTTTGTGTCGATGAGCGAGGGGATGGAAAGCAACTATCGCCGTATCGAGGAGCAGTTCGGCGAGGAAAAGATGCAGCAACTGCTGGCGTTGCTCAATGAGCTGAAAAACATCAAGCCATAG
- the hpaA gene encoding 4-hydroxyphenylacetate catabolism regulatory protein HpaA, which yields MNERQPIPNINIGQVYDQRYSDAEVHYDRLANLADFFGRNMPVHRHDRFFQVHYVKSGTVRVYLDDQQYVESGPMFFLTPPTIPHSFVTEADSDGHVLTVRQQLVWQLIDADPSLAPAGVQLPAACVALSKLGREQAREVQRLEFLFEELSDEVAARRPGRGAALDSLTRLIMISLLRLCSNSLQARPARHEDLKIFHRFNELIEAHYLQHWPLSRYAEGVGVTEARLNDVCRRIADLPSKRLIMERLMQEAKRLLLFTGSSANEICYQLGFKDPAYFSRFFQRYAQLTPGEYRQRQSGLR from the coding sequence ATGAATGAGCGCCAGCCGATCCCGAACATCAACATTGGTCAGGTGTACGACCAGCGCTACAGCGATGCCGAGGTGCATTACGACCGACTCGCCAACCTGGCGGACTTTTTCGGTCGCAACATGCCTGTGCATCGCCACGACCGTTTCTTCCAGGTGCACTACGTCAAGAGCGGCACCGTGCGGGTGTACCTCGACGATCAGCAGTACGTCGAATCCGGGCCGATGTTCTTTCTCACACCGCCTACCATTCCCCATTCCTTCGTGACCGAGGCCGACAGCGATGGGCATGTACTGACGGTGCGCCAGCAATTGGTGTGGCAGTTGATCGATGCCGATCCGAGCCTGGCACCTGCCGGCGTGCAATTACCGGCGGCCTGCGTGGCGCTGTCGAAACTGGGGCGTGAACAGGCGAGGGAGGTGCAGCGACTCGAATTCCTGTTCGAGGAGCTGAGCGACGAAGTGGCGGCCAGGCGGCCCGGGCGCGGCGCTGCGCTGGATAGCTTGACGCGGCTGATCATGATCAGCCTGCTGCGATTGTGTTCCAATTCCCTGCAGGCCAGGCCGGCCCGGCATGAAGACTTGAAGATCTTCCATCGCTTCAATGAGCTGATCGAAGCCCACTACCTGCAGCATTGGCCGCTGTCGCGTTACGCCGAGGGCGTTGGCGTGACCGAGGCGCGCCTTAATGACGTGTGCCGACGCATCGCCGACCTGCCTTCCAAGCGCCTGATCATGGAGAGACTGATGCAAGAGGCCAAGCGACTGCTGCTGTTTACCGGCAGTTCGGCCAATGAAATCTGTTACCAGCTCGGGTTCAAGGACCCGGCCTATTTCAGCCGTTTTTTCCAGCGCTATGCCCAGCTGACGCCTGGAGAGTATCGCCAGCGGCAGTCGGGCTTGCGTTGA
- a CDS encoding bacteriophage N4 adsorption protein A, translating to MNRPFLTLLATGLSLVSTLALAETLPLPLSGPAYTAANEAYSAYERKDYDLAITKAREALRQRADMTRLNTLIELAERDKKLRDQPQAAASSRAAPPAPGFVAASQGFKAYDREQFGLAAQSARKAIAQAPRRREYRLLLIDSLQRQQQLAEADRATTDALRTFANDNTLLMRRKAIRRQLAVPVATQGYRALDQGNAAMAVDQARKAVAWAPEVSANQQLLISALLAAKDYLGAEQAATNVLALDDSKTAPWVLRSYARERQGKAQPAQADLNRALALPGLTDGERRDLRLFAVDATLARGEPQQALAQLQALGDDGSDEVTRRRTAARMALRQKNKGVATVVQFASPPLECQESAFGLTCTIWPGSDHDAGTALASQAYAALAHKDPATAVTLTNQAIARAPRNPSYRHLLVSALTAQKRLPEAISAASQGLQAHGDDARLLVTRGRLRQQTGDDAGARDDFTHALALGTLPAYEEAGLYAAIGQRRTARERLQEARTNGELASVSDLQLAYLSMQAGDDKAAHDAFRKADATTPLSPSATQDAAYNAMRMHEDDEAVAYFKRVIDGQKSAESPMSAQQLFDTRRTVGDVSRSIGLTSTTSYRGNSSSGLSAAPGTSSSGSESNDLLQNSTELSWRPLGYRNGRFVELYGRITDTLWSKNSDSDTGADALQGALGVRVKPFSSVNVMAALERTFPLGSSNVDGDWLVRLGYGSSIGTDLRVDVPSWWTSQLYAEVGHYINDSRDYINSEWQVGRSYAIGGTGSRWVTFPHVVAAIDYDSKMKSEAGGDFSSGNAGGIGIGNNVRYWFREDAYNAPRSYVDFSLQYRARVFGEDRAKGVFARLTYSY from the coding sequence ATGAATCGCCCCTTCCTGACCCTCCTGGCCACGGGGCTGAGTCTGGTATCTACGCTTGCCCTCGCCGAGACGCTGCCACTGCCTTTATCCGGCCCGGCCTACACCGCCGCCAACGAAGCCTACAGCGCCTACGAACGCAAGGACTACGACCTGGCCATCACCAAGGCACGCGAAGCCCTGCGCCAGCGGGCTGATATGACACGCCTGAACACGCTGATTGAATTGGCCGAACGGGACAAGAAACTGCGCGACCAGCCCCAGGCCGCCGCGTCATCGCGTGCCGCCCCTCCTGCACCAGGCTTCGTCGCTGCGTCCCAGGGGTTCAAGGCCTATGATCGCGAGCAATTCGGCCTGGCCGCGCAGTCGGCCCGCAAGGCCATCGCCCAGGCGCCCCGCCGTCGCGAGTATCGATTGCTGCTGATCGATTCGCTGCAGCGCCAGCAACAGCTGGCAGAGGCTGACCGGGCCACCACCGATGCACTGAGGACTTTCGCCAACGACAATACGCTGCTGATGCGTCGCAAAGCGATCCGCCGTCAACTAGCGGTGCCGGTGGCAACCCAGGGCTACCGGGCCCTGGACCAGGGCAATGCGGCGATGGCCGTGGACCAGGCCCGTAAAGCCGTGGCCTGGGCGCCGGAAGTTTCCGCCAACCAACAACTGCTCATCAGCGCCTTGCTCGCGGCCAAGGATTATCTTGGCGCCGAACAGGCCGCTACAAACGTGCTGGCGCTGGACGACAGCAAGACCGCGCCATGGGTCCTGCGCAGCTATGCACGCGAGCGCCAGGGCAAGGCACAGCCGGCCCAGGCCGACCTGAACCGTGCCCTGGCCCTGCCCGGCCTTACGGACGGCGAGCGCCGTGACCTGCGCCTCTTTGCCGTCGACGCTACTTTGGCCCGAGGCGAACCTCAACAAGCGTTGGCTCAATTGCAGGCTTTGGGTGATGACGGCAGTGACGAAGTGACCCGTCGACGCACCGCTGCCCGCATGGCGCTGCGCCAGAAAAACAAGGGGGTCGCCACCGTCGTGCAATTTGCGTCGCCGCCCCTTGAATGCCAGGAAAGCGCCTTCGGCCTGACCTGCACGATCTGGCCCGGCAGCGACCATGATGCAGGCACGGCACTGGCGTCCCAGGCCTACGCCGCCCTCGCCCACAAAGACCCGGCGACCGCAGTCACCCTGACGAACCAGGCCATTGCCCGCGCGCCGCGGAATCCGTCCTATCGCCATCTGCTGGTCAGCGCCCTGACGGCCCAGAAGCGTTTGCCCGAAGCCATTTCGGCAGCCAGCCAAGGCCTGCAAGCCCATGGCGATGATGCCCGGCTGCTGGTCACGCGGGGACGCCTGCGCCAACAAACCGGAGACGATGCCGGCGCCCGCGACGATTTCACCCACGCCTTGGCGCTGGGCACCTTGCCGGCCTACGAAGAGGCCGGGTTGTATGCTGCGATCGGCCAGCGCCGCACGGCCCGCGAGCGCCTGCAAGAGGCACGCACCAATGGCGAACTCGCCTCGGTCAGTGACCTGCAGCTCGCCTATCTCTCGATGCAGGCCGGCGACGACAAGGCGGCTCATGACGCATTCCGCAAGGCCGACGCCACCACGCCACTGTCCCCCTCAGCGACCCAGGACGCCGCCTACAACGCCATGCGTATGCACGAGGACGACGAAGCCGTGGCGTATTTCAAGCGCGTCATCGATGGGCAGAAAAGCGCTGAGTCGCCGATGTCCGCTCAACAGCTGTTCGACACCCGCCGCACCGTGGGCGACGTTTCGCGCAGCATCGGCCTGACCAGCACCACCAGCTATCGTGGCAACAGTTCCAGCGGCCTGAGCGCCGCACCAGGCACCAGCAGCAGCGGCAGCGAAAGCAATGACCTGCTGCAGAACAGCACCGAACTGTCATGGCGCCCACTGGGCTATCGCAACGGCCGTTTTGTCGAACTCTACGGGCGCATCACCGATACGCTGTGGAGCAAGAACAGCGATTCGGACACCGGCGCGGATGCCTTGCAGGGTGCTCTGGGCGTACGGGTCAAACCCTTCAGTTCCGTCAACGTCATGGCTGCCCTTGAGCGCACCTTCCCCCTCGGCTCATCCAATGTCGATGGTGACTGGTTGGTGCGGCTGGGCTATGGTTCGAGCATTGGCACCGACCTGCGGGTCGATGTGCCGAGCTGGTGGACCTCGCAGTTGTATGCCGAGGTCGGCCACTACATCAACGACTCGCGGGACTACATCAACAGCGAATGGCAGGTGGGCCGCAGCTACGCGATTGGCGGCACCGGCTCGCGCTGGGTGACCTTTCCTCATGTCGTCGCGGCGATCGACTACGATTCGAAAATGAAGAGCGAAGCTGGCGGTGATTTTTCGTCCGGTAACGCCGGGGGCATCGGCATAGGAAACAACGTACGTTATTGGTTCCGAGAAGACGCCTATAACGCCCCCCGCTCCTATGTGGACTTTTCCCTGCAATACCGGGCCAGGGTGTTTGGGGAGGACCGCGCCAAAGGCGTTTTCGCGCGCCTGACCTACTCCTATTGA
- a CDS encoding cellulose biosynthesis cyclic di-GMP-binding regulatory protein BcsB, producing the protein MKPSVAIPTGAFSALACGLSLLALMPTFALAADSPLTQAIHRLNADTRQEREIRLSDLGITAPIILSASDARRELYLPVPAGIALDDATLQLDANYLNGEGGRNTLLLSLDGYPVRAEGLGEAQGDASATLGVDKAARDNGLVRLGIAWSSVVPRPLCEDDHVIGNVLRIQPDTRLNYSYDASQLQDVGAAWAALPGEPGILVAPGSLSAASYDSAWRLGVALERIGKHSRILPFPAVQDSVDLSGLRIPAELLGIPAFASLNGKGPHTLANPAEIGALLVLGQTPNVQADLAINDPQLLKAINQSLDALQSQVQGLDAPAASALIQWREQHVNAALASVGTDNVRLALLGTRPVLMIAPDATGKALSLLGSAWGKLARSRQLTVSEAQTPLSDDGRVALSRLGGAPGNFDVASRFDWSTSFPLGSVAYDGRMPVTAVVDVSAAPGASDTAPVASLFFNDFLIGAQQLTTDGQSQRIQAHIPRYALGSKNTLRVSFQRQPVSDRCLETPQAFPVSVLPTSHIVLEKTSLDDDFSGISARFAVDSQILVPQAYLDHPATSLARVISVADTSGVSPLRAQLKVSADPKAAASPDKAFLAFEVPLKDSKESVQVDEQGRLRINHKDQLLLDVQPLNQLASLQVVQTEGQHGLVYRALGNQPPSLAKPIVLTRGDVAILGDNGAVAILDTQDPSGSLLIGREEPKGLDAWRKPSLLWLIPGGIIVFLLLLLAGRRARRNRQ; encoded by the coding sequence ATGAAGCCTTCCGTTGCCATCCCTACGGGTGCGTTCAGCGCCCTTGCTTGTGGCTTGAGCCTGCTCGCGCTCATGCCGACCTTTGCCTTGGCCGCGGATAGCCCGCTCACCCAGGCGATTCATCGACTCAACGCCGATACCCGCCAGGAGCGTGAAATTCGCTTGAGCGACCTGGGCATCACGGCGCCGATTATCTTGAGTGCCAGCGACGCCCGCCGCGAACTCTACCTGCCGGTGCCCGCCGGCATTGCCCTCGATGACGCGACGCTGCAACTGGATGCCAATTACCTCAATGGCGAAGGGGGCCGCAACACCCTGCTGTTATCGCTCGATGGCTATCCAGTGCGTGCCGAAGGGCTTGGCGAAGCACAAGGCGATGCCAGCGCCACCCTTGGCGTCGACAAAGCTGCGCGCGACAACGGCCTGGTGCGCCTGGGCATTGCCTGGTCCTCAGTGGTGCCCCGGCCTCTGTGCGAAGACGATCATGTCATCGGCAATGTGTTGCGCATCCAACCCGACACCCGGCTGAACTACAGCTACGACGCCAGCCAGCTGCAAGACGTCGGCGCTGCCTGGGCGGCCCTGCCCGGTGAGCCCGGCATCCTCGTCGCACCAGGCTCGCTGTCCGCCGCCAGCTACGATTCCGCCTGGCGCCTGGGCGTGGCATTGGAGCGCATCGGCAAACACAGCCGTATCCTGCCCTTCCCTGCCGTGCAGGACAGTGTGGACCTGAGCGGCCTGCGCATCCCGGCGGAGCTGTTGGGCATTCCGGCCTTCGCCAGCCTCAACGGCAAAGGCCCGCACACCTTGGCCAACCCGGCCGAAATCGGTGCGCTGCTGGTACTGGGCCAGACCCCGAACGTACAGGCCGACCTGGCGATCAACGACCCGCAATTGCTCAAGGCAATAAACCAATCCCTCGACGCCTTGCAAAGCCAGGTCCAAGGCCTCGACGCGCCAGCAGCCAGCGCATTGATCCAATGGCGTGAGCAGCACGTCAACGCAGCGCTGGCGAGCGTCGGCACCGACAATGTACGCCTGGCGCTGCTGGGCACTCGCCCGGTCCTGATGATCGCCCCGGACGCCACCGGCAAGGCCTTGTCCCTGCTCGGTTCGGCGTGGGGCAAGCTGGCGCGCAGTCGCCAATTGACCGTGAGCGAAGCGCAAACGCCGTTGAGCGATGATGGTCGCGTGGCCCTGTCGCGACTGGGCGGCGCCCCGGGTAATTTCGACGTGGCATCGCGGTTCGACTGGAGCACTTCGTTCCCCCTGGGCAGCGTCGCTTATGACGGTCGCATGCCCGTCACGGCCGTAGTGGACGTTTCCGCAGCGCCCGGCGCTTCCGATACAGCACCGGTGGCCTCGCTGTTTTTCAACGACTTCCTGATCGGTGCGCAGCAACTGACCACCGATGGTCAATCACAGCGCATCCAGGCTCATATCCCGCGCTACGCCTTGGGCTCGAAAAACACCTTGCGCGTATCGTTCCAGCGCCAGCCGGTCAGCGACCGCTGCCTGGAAACACCGCAAGCCTTCCCAGTGTCGGTGCTGCCGACCAGCCATATCGTGCTGGAAAAAACCTCGCTGGACGATGACTTCTCCGGCATTTCCGCACGCTTCGCCGTGGACAGCCAGATCCTGGTTCCCCAGGCGTACCTCGACCACCCGGCCACTAGCCTGGCGCGGGTCATCTCGGTGGCCGATACCAGCGGCGTATCGCCGCTGCGCGCGCAGCTCAAAGTCAGCGCCGATCCGAAAGCCGCCGCCAGTCCGGACAAAGCCTTCCTGGCGTTCGAGGTGCCGCTCAAGGACAGCAAGGAATCGGTCCAGGTCGATGAACAGGGCCGCCTGCGTATCAATCACAAGGACCAACTGCTGTTGGATGTACAGCCCCTCAACCAATTGGCTTCGCTGCAAGTGGTACAGACCGAAGGCCAGCACGGCCTGGTCTACCGAGCCCTGGGCAATCAACCGCCAAGCCTGGCCAAGCCGATTGTGCTGACCCGTGGTGACGTGGCGATCCTCGGCGATAACGGCGCCGTGGCGATCTTAGATACCCAGGACCCAAGCGGCAGCCTGTTGATCGGCCGCGAGGAGCCCAAGGGGTTGGATGCCTGGCGTAAACCTTCGCTGCTCTGGTTGATCCCGGGCGGCATTATCGTGTTCCTCCTCTTGTTGCTGGCAGGCCGTCGCGCCCGTCGCAATCGCCAGTAA
- a CDS encoding glycosyl transferase family protein, with the protein MTSLYWPYWLAHYYNYLEIATIVVAVLILISSLDDLIIDVWYWSRRLYRKFTVDRKYRPLTAEQLLARDEQPLAIMVPAWLEYDVIAPMIENMVSTLDYQNYVVFVGTYINDQRTIDEVERMRRRYKQLHRVEVPHAGPTCKADCLNWVIQAIFLHEKIHGMTFAGVVLHDSEDVLHPLELRLFNYLLPRKDMIQLPVVSLERNWYEWVAGVYMDEFAEWHGKDLVVRESMTDTVPSAGVGTCFSHRALRVLAGETENQPFNTDSLTEDYDVGARLAKVGMNAIFVRFPVQFRVLRKSWFRKPYESTLTMPLCVREFFPDTFRTAFRQKARWTLGIGLQGWEQMGWNGSLANRYLLFRDRKGVVTAFVSIIAYVILVQLLGLIILRNSGLWDVTFPTPFENNGLIKYLLLANGVALVWRIVHRYYFTTVLYGWQHGLLSMPRMLVGNFVNFMAASRAWRMFLVGKVMNRKLVWDKTMHDFPSTDLVAIAPRRLGSVLLSWQAITDTALQSALDEQQSRNVPLGRILLNNGWLDDETLAEAIAFQNDLPRVFEVAKKATASKSSLSAEFALRWRVVSLGLNGEGREQIAVANPLPDEGLQQISAALGSEPVQLIARESEILALLRKVPESNGHSVPDARAPLLGDLLIEMGLLDREEFSRVMLQYRPQHHGRIGDYLVDSGVLPRATIEQAVARQHNLYPTELPA; encoded by the coding sequence ATGACGTCGCTTTATTGGCCCTATTGGTTGGCCCATTACTACAATTACCTGGAGATCGCGACCATTGTGGTCGCGGTACTGATCCTGATCTCCAGCCTGGACGACCTGATCATCGACGTGTGGTACTGGTCTCGTCGTCTGTACCGCAAGTTCACCGTGGACCGCAAATATCGGCCATTGACTGCCGAGCAATTGTTGGCCCGGGACGAACAGCCCCTGGCGATCATGGTGCCGGCCTGGCTGGAATACGACGTCATCGCGCCGATGATTGAAAACATGGTGTCGACGCTCGACTATCAGAACTATGTGGTCTTTGTCGGCACCTATATCAACGACCAGCGCACCATCGACGAAGTCGAGCGGATGCGTCGGCGCTACAAACAGCTGCATCGGGTGGAAGTGCCCCATGCCGGGCCGACCTGCAAGGCCGACTGCCTGAACTGGGTGATACAGGCGATTTTCCTGCATGAAAAAATCCATGGCATGACCTTCGCCGGCGTCGTTTTGCATGACAGCGAGGACGTGCTGCATCCGCTGGAACTGCGCCTGTTCAATTACTTGTTGCCGCGCAAGGACATGATCCAGTTGCCGGTGGTCTCGCTGGAGCGCAACTGGTACGAATGGGTCGCGGGCGTTTACATGGACGAGTTTGCCGAATGGCACGGCAAGGACCTGGTGGTACGTGAAAGCATGACCGATACCGTGCCCTCGGCCGGCGTCGGCACCTGTTTTTCCCATCGTGCCTTGCGAGTGCTGGCCGGTGAAACCGAAAACCAGCCGTTCAACACCGATAGCCTCACCGAAGACTACGACGTCGGTGCGCGACTGGCCAAGGTGGGCATGAACGCCATCTTCGTCCGTTTCCCAGTGCAGTTCCGGGTGCTGCGCAAATCCTGGTTCCGCAAACCCTACGAATCGACCTTGACCATGCCACTGTGCGTGCGCGAGTTCTTTCCGGACACGTTCCGCACCGCCTTTCGACAAAAGGCCCGCTGGACCCTGGGCATTGGCTTGCAAGGTTGGGAACAGATGGGCTGGAACGGCTCGCTGGCCAACCGATACCTGCTGTTTCGCGACCGCAAGGGTGTGGTGACAGCGTTCGTGAGCATTATTGCCTACGTCATTCTGGTGCAACTGCTGGGCTTGATCATCCTGCGCAACAGCGGCTTGTGGGATGTCACGTTCCCAACGCCTTTCGAAAACAATGGCCTGATCAAATACCTGCTGCTGGCCAACGGCGTGGCCCTGGTCTGGCGGATCGTGCATCGCTATTACTTCACCACCGTGCTGTACGGTTGGCAGCATGGTTTGCTGTCCATGCCGCGCATGCTGGTGGGCAACTTCGTGAATTTCATGGCCGCCTCCCGGGCCTGGCGCATGTTCCTGGTGGGCAAGGTGATGAATCGCAAGTTGGTCTGGGACAAGACCATGCACGACTTCCCATCCACGGACCTGGTCGCCATCGCGCCACGTCGCCTGGGTAGCGTGTTGCTGTCCTGGCAGGCGATCACGGACACGGCCCTGCAAAGCGCGCTCGACGAACAGCAGTCGCGCAACGTTCCGCTTGGGCGAATCCTGCTTAATAACGGTTGGCTGGACGATGAAACCCTGGCCGAAGCCATCGCGTTCCAGAATGACCTGCCACGGGTCTTTGAAGTCGCAAAGAAAGCCACTGCCTCGAAGTCGTCGTTGAGCGCCGAGTTTGCCCTGCGCTGGCGCGTCGTGTCCTTGGGCCTCAATGGCGAAGGTCGCGAACAGATTGCCGTCGCCAACCCCTTGCCCGATGAAGGCCTGCAACAGATCAGTGCCGCACTGGGCAGCGAACCGGTGCAACTGATCGCCCGGGAAAGCGAGATTCTCGCGCTGTTGCGCAAAGTGCCTGAAAGCAACGGCCACTCCGTGCCAGATGCGCGGGCGCCGCTGCTGGGCGACCTGCTGATCGAAATGGGGTTGCTCGACCGCGAGGAATTCAGCCGCGTGATGCTCCAGTATCGACCCCAGCACCATGGCCGGATCGGCGATTACCTGGTCGACAGCGGTGTGCTGCCACGCGCGACAATCGAACAGGCGGTGGCCCGTCAGCACAATCTCTACCCAACGGAGCTCCCGGCATGA
- a CDS encoding fumarylacetoacetate hydrolase family protein encodes MSRALHDAATGTLFGVALNYQGLLKQRLAEFEQPPYQKPPIKPVLFIKTPNTRNQHGADVVHPGHGERLQPGPALGVVMGKSASRVSVAEALDYVAGYTIVNEFSLPEDSYYRPAVKAKCRDGFCAIGPELVTRVDVANPHSLAITLYVNGEVRQQDTTANFVRNIPQLIAETSEFMTLHAGDVLITGTPGGRVDVLPGDRVEVEISGLGRLLNTVVAEQTGARS; translated from the coding sequence ATGAGCCGTGCCCTGCATGACGCCGCGACCGGTACTCTGTTTGGGGTCGCACTGAACTATCAGGGGTTGCTGAAGCAGCGCCTTGCCGAGTTCGAGCAACCGCCTTATCAGAAGCCGCCGATCAAACCGGTGCTGTTCATCAAGACGCCCAATACCCGCAACCAGCATGGCGCCGATGTGGTTCATCCGGGTCACGGCGAACGCCTGCAACCGGGGCCGGCGCTGGGCGTGGTGATGGGCAAGTCGGCCAGCCGGGTCAGCGTCGCCGAGGCGCTGGACTACGTGGCCGGCTACACCATCGTCAATGAATTCAGCCTGCCGGAAGACAGCTACTACCGCCCCGCCGTCAAGGCCAAGTGCCGGGACGGCTTCTGCGCCATCGGCCCGGAGCTGGTGACCCGCGTCGACGTTGCCAACCCCCACAGCCTGGCGATCACCTTGTACGTGAACGGCGAGGTGCGCCAGCAAGACACCACGGCCAACTTCGTGCGCAACATTCCCCAATTGATCGCTGAAACCAGTGAGTTCATGACGCTGCATGCCGGCGATGTGCTGATCACCGGTACGCCCGGAGGCCGCGTCGATGTACTGCCCGGAGACCGCGTCGAAGTGGAGATCAGCGGCCTGGGCCGGCTGCTCAATACCGTCGTGGCCGAGCAGACAGGAGCACGTTCATGA
- the wecB gene encoding non-hydrolyzing UDP-N-acetylglucosamine 2-epimerase codes for MKILSIFGTRPEAIKMAPLVKALAAEPGIESLICVTGQHQSMLKQVLDLFDLKADFTLDVMTPQQTLNSLTAALYAAIDPVLEQTRPDRVLVHGDTTSAMVASMAAFHRRIAVGHVEAGLRTGDIYSPWPEEMNRRCIDLSADLLFAPTGQSRDNLLGERPQGRCLVTGNTVIDALQLTARRIDEDAQLRGELDQQFPFLQTTRKLLLVTGHRRENFGEGFLDICKALRHLAQRPDIQIVYPVHLNPNVLGPVTEQLGDLPNVHLIKPLDYLAFVRLMQHAHVILTDSGGVQEEAPSLGKPVLVMRDVTERPEAVAAGTVRLVGTSPTSIIAGVDALFDDGHLWRRASQAVNPYGDGKASQRIVDTLMGRSVEDFVVAPPHSQQQPVHPSLSEPRELLADFN; via the coding sequence ATCAAGATCCTCTCGATCTTCGGTACCCGTCCGGAAGCCATCAAGATGGCGCCCTTGGTCAAGGCTCTCGCCGCCGAACCTGGCATTGAGTCGCTGATCTGCGTCACCGGCCAGCATCAAAGCATGCTCAAGCAGGTGCTGGACCTGTTCGATCTCAAGGCCGATTTCACCCTCGACGTAATGACGCCGCAGCAGACGCTCAATTCGCTGACCGCCGCGTTGTACGCTGCCATCGACCCGGTGCTGGAACAGACTCGGCCGGATCGCGTGCTGGTCCACGGCGACACCACTTCAGCCATGGTGGCTTCGATGGCAGCGTTCCATCGACGTATCGCCGTAGGCCATGTGGAAGCCGGGTTGCGCACCGGAGACATCTATAGCCCCTGGCCGGAAGAAATGAACCGCCGGTGCATCGATCTCAGTGCGGACCTGCTGTTTGCGCCCACTGGACAGTCTCGCGACAACCTGCTGGGCGAACGCCCGCAAGGCCGTTGCCTGGTGACGGGCAATACCGTGATCGACGCACTGCAACTGACTGCCCGGCGCATTGATGAGGACGCACAGCTGCGTGGCGAACTGGATCAACAATTCCCGTTCCTGCAAACCACACGCAAGTTGCTGCTGGTGACCGGCCACCGCCGGGAGAACTTCGGCGAGGGTTTTCTGGACATCTGCAAGGCCTTGCGTCACCTGGCCCAGCGGCCGGATATCCAGATCGTCTATCCCGTGCACCTCAATCCCAATGTATTGGGCCCGGTGACTGAACAACTCGGCGACTTGCCCAACGTGCACTTGATCAAGCCGCTGGATTACCTGGCGTTCGTGCGCCTGATGCAACACGCCCATGTCATCCTCACCGACTCCGGCGGCGTGCAGGAAGAAGCACCGTCCCTGGGCAAGCCGGTACTGGTGATGCGCGACGTTACCGAACGCCCTGAAGCGGTTGCGGCGGGCACAGTGCGCCTGGTCGGTACTTCGCCGACATCGATCATCGCCGGCGTGGATGCGTTGTTTGACGATGGCCACTTATGGCGCCGGGCCTCACAGGCGGTCAACCCCTATGGCGACGGCAAGGCCAGCCAGCGCATCGTCGATACCCTGATGGGGCGCTCGGTCGAGGACTTCGTCGTGGCCCCGCCGCACTCACAACAACAGCCGGTGCATCCATCGCTGTCCGAACCCCGCGAGTTGCTCGCCGATTTCAACTGA